In the Helianthus annuus cultivar XRQ/B chromosome 11, HanXRQr2.0-SUNRISE, whole genome shotgun sequence genome, one interval contains:
- the LOC110913131 gene encoding 60S ribosomal protein L12 has translation HAITLNPSPPENAAKIDVYVRVTGGEVGAASSLAPKIGPLGLSPRKIGEDIAKETAKDWKGLRVTVKLTVQNRQAKVFVVPSAAALVIKALKEPERDRKKVKNIKHSGNILLEDVVEIAKVMKVRSMAKELSGEVMEILGTCVSVGCTVDGKDPKDLQQKIADGYVEIPVE, from the coding sequence CATGCAATCACTCTCAACCCTTCACCACCGGAAAATGCCGCCAAAATCGACGTGTATGTTCGCGTCACCGGCGGTGAGGTGGGTGCAGCATCTTCACTCGCACCCAAAATCGGCCCACTCGGCCTTTCTCCAAGAAAAATAGGAGAAGACATCGCAAAAGAAACAGCAAAGGACTGGAAAGGTTTACGTGTCACCGTGAAGCTCACCGTACAAAACCGTCAGGCGAAAGTATTCGTTGTTCCTTCTGCAGCAGCTTTGGTGATCAAAGCGTTGAAGGAGCCGGAACGTGATAGGAAGAAGGTGAAAAATATTAAGCATTCAGGTAATATATTGTTAGAGGATGTTGTTGAGATTGCAAAAGTGATGAAGGTAAGATCGATGGCGAAGGAGTTGTCGGGGGAGGTTATGGAGATTCTTGGTACTTGTGTTTCGGTTGGGTGTACGGTTGATGGGAAGGATCCGAAGGACTTGCAGCAGAAGATTGCTGATGGTTATGTTGAAATTCCAGTTGAATAA